One genomic segment of [Phormidium] sp. ETS-05 includes these proteins:
- a CDS encoding malic enzyme-like NAD(P)-binding protein, with protein sequence MVQLTPNSSFSVTIRLQLPNRAGMLAQVTSAIGAVGGNLGQIDLVEQTRKSIIRNITVDCASSEHAEQITQAVKAIADVKVLDIYDRTFNLHRGGKIRMENKIELKTQGDLAMAYTPGVGRICTEIANNPQQIYNLTIKQNTVAIVTDGSAVLGLGNLGPGGALPVMEGKAMLFKTFAGVDAFPICLATQDTEEIIKTVKYIAPVFGGINLEDISAPRCFEIEARLRQELDIPVFHDDQHGTAIVTLAALINALKVVNKAIEDVRIVFNGAGAAGVAVARLLRKGGVRYISMCDSKGLLSFDRPDLTEEKREFAVEKGGSLADAVVGADVFIGLSVPGVLTPEMVRSMAPNRIVFAMSNPIPEIQPELVVDDVAVIATGRSDYPNQINNVLAFPGIFRGALDCQAKTITQTMYLEAAQAIAALVKPSDLDRENIIPSVFDDRVVTAVSAAVQQAARKEGIAGV encoded by the coding sequence ATGGTACAACTAACACCGAATTCGAGTTTTAGCGTGACAATTCGCCTGCAACTACCTAACCGAGCGGGGATGCTGGCGCAAGTGACAAGTGCGATCGGCGCCGTCGGGGGCAACCTCGGGCAAATCGACCTGGTAGAGCAAACCCGGAAATCGATAATCCGCAATATCACCGTAGATTGCGCTAGCAGTGAACACGCGGAGCAAATCACCCAAGCGGTAAAGGCGATCGCCGATGTCAAAGTGCTAGACATATACGATCGCACCTTCAACCTCCATCGCGGGGGCAAAATCCGCATGGAGAATAAAATTGAACTCAAAACCCAAGGCGACTTGGCGATGGCATATACCCCCGGAGTGGGGCGCATTTGCACAGAAATCGCCAATAACCCGCAACAGATTTACAACCTCACCATCAAACAAAACACCGTGGCTATTGTCACGGATGGTTCCGCCGTCCTGGGCCTGGGCAATCTCGGTCCGGGGGGCGCCTTACCAGTAATGGAAGGCAAAGCGATGCTGTTTAAAACCTTTGCTGGGGTAGATGCTTTCCCCATCTGCTTGGCCACCCAAGACACAGAAGAAATCATCAAAACTGTCAAATATATCGCTCCGGTTTTCGGCGGCATCAATTTAGAAGATATCAGCGCCCCCCGCTGCTTTGAAATTGAAGCCCGCCTGCGCCAGGAATTAGATATTCCGGTGTTTCACGATGACCAACATGGCACGGCGATTGTGACTTTGGCGGCTCTGATTAATGCTCTGAAAGTGGTAAATAAAGCCATCGAAGATGTGCGCATCGTCTTTAATGGCGCTGGTGCGGCGGGGGTGGCAGTGGCCCGCTTGCTGCGTAAAGGTGGCGTCCGCTACATCTCCATGTGTGATTCTAAGGGGCTGCTGTCGTTCGATCGCCCGGACTTGACGGAAGAAAAGCGGGAATTCGCGGTGGAGAAAGGCGGTTCTCTCGCTGATGCGGTGGTAGGAGCGGATGTGTTTATCGGTTTGAGCGTCCCTGGGGTGCTGACACCGGAAATGGTGCGCTCGATGGCACCCAACCGGATTGTTTTCGCTATGTCCAATCCCATCCCAGAAATTCAGCCGGAGCTGGTAGTTGATGATGTAGCCGTAATTGCTACCGGTCGCAGCGACTATCCCAACCAAATTAATAACGTTCTGGCATTTCCTGGTATTTTTCGGGGCGCTTTGGACTGTCAGGCAAAAACCATCACTCAAACGATGTATTTGGAAGCGGCCCAGGCGATCGCCGCTTTGGTCAAACCCAGCGACCTCGATCGGGAAAACATTATCCCCTCGGTGTTCGACGATCGGGTAGTCACCGCCGTTTCCGCCGCCGTACAACAAGCCGCCCGTAAAGAAGGCATCGCCGGGGTTTAG
- a CDS encoding ABC-ATPase domain-containing protein: MDNDQTLYQMLLQMDGRGYKAYKDILGSYQFGFFVLKVDYVQGDPFAAPSKMRAIVDAKVAGFPPELYESPSRAVALRDYLTRQFARAAFRISNRRGTSKYDVSAPTGRRGQIQVAKLGQQVLERSSAFIDSQFVELRFTVGLPASGRTILGRQAAEMLCQDIPQIVEESLLYKNLDSEAIKNQVETVEDADWLRSQLGEKGLVAFVPDGAVLARYSGADDRPATDGLPFQSPPSLRVQFHCPNLGRISGMGIPAGVTLIVGGGYHGKSTLLRAIEMGVYNHIPGDGRELVCTKEAAVKIRAEDGRSVTGVDISPFINMLPQAKAQADFSTRKFTTTNASGSTSQAANIIEALEAGAKVLLVDEDTSATNFMIRDRRMQALIAKDQEPITPFIDKVRQLYTDFGVSTILVMGGSGDYFEVADTVIAMDNFLPHNVTAKAAEIAATFPTGRAKEGGASFGKITQRQPLPHSLDPSRGKRDVRLKVRDVDEVAFGTEEIDLAAVEQIVSTDQLRAIAAAMVYAKQHYMNSQRPLGEILDLVIADIHSQGLDILTPFPQGDLAAFRRFELAAAINRLRTLQVA, encoded by the coding sequence ATGGACAATGATCAAACCCTTTATCAGATGCTGCTACAAATGGATGGTCGGGGCTATAAAGCCTATAAAGACATCCTCGGTAGTTATCAATTTGGTTTCTTTGTCCTGAAGGTGGATTATGTCCAAGGGGACCCGTTTGCGGCTCCTAGCAAAATGCGGGCGATCGTCGATGCCAAAGTGGCGGGTTTTCCCCCGGAATTGTACGAGTCTCCCAGTCGCGCTGTGGCTTTGCGGGATTACCTCACCCGCCAGTTTGCGCGGGCGGCGTTCCGGATTTCTAACCGGCGGGGTACGAGCAAGTATGATGTGAGCGCCCCTACGGGACGACGGGGGCAAATCCAAGTAGCCAAGCTGGGACAACAAGTGCTAGAGCGCAGTTCTGCTTTTATTGATTCCCAGTTTGTGGAACTCCGCTTTACTGTGGGACTACCCGCCTCGGGGCGCACGATTTTGGGGCGTCAAGCGGCAGAAATGCTCTGCCAAGATATTCCCCAAATTGTGGAGGAGTCGCTGTTGTACAAAAACCTCGACTCGGAAGCCATCAAAAACCAGGTGGAAACGGTGGAAGATGCGGACTGGCTCCGCTCCCAGCTAGGGGAAAAGGGTTTGGTGGCATTTGTCCCAGATGGGGCGGTTTTGGCTCGCTACAGCGGGGCCGATGACCGACCCGCCACCGATGGTTTGCCTTTCCAGTCGCCGCCGTCTTTACGAGTGCAGTTTCATTGTCCTAATCTAGGGCGGATATCGGGGATGGGCATCCCCGCTGGGGTGACTTTGATTGTGGGTGGCGGCTATCATGGCAAGTCAACTTTGCTGCGGGCAATAGAAATGGGGGTTTACAACCATATTCCCGGGGATGGGCGGGAGTTGGTCTGCACAAAAGAGGCGGCGGTGAAGATTCGGGCGGAGGACGGGCGATCGGTGACTGGGGTGGATATTTCCCCGTTTATTAATATGCTGCCCCAAGCTAAGGCGCAAGCTGATTTTTCGACCCGGAAATTTACCACGACTAATGCCAGTGGGAGTACATCCCAAGCGGCGAATATCATCGAGGCTCTGGAGGCGGGGGCAAAGGTGTTGCTGGTGGATGAGGATACGTCAGCCACTAATTTTATGATTCGCGATCGGCGGATGCAGGCCCTAATTGCCAAGGACCAGGAGCCCATTACCCCGTTTATCGACAAGGTGCGCCAACTTTATACGGATTTTGGGGTTTCCACGATTTTGGTGATGGGGGGCAGCGGCGATTATTTTGAGGTGGCGGATACGGTGATCGCGATGGATAATTTTTTGCCCCATAATGTGACGGCAAAAGCGGCGGAAATTGCCGCTACGTTTCCCACCGGACGGGCGAAAGAAGGGGGCGCCAGTTTTGGTAAAATTACCCAGCGGCAGCCTTTGCCCCATAGTCTCGACCCCAGTCGGGGCAAGCGGGATGTCCGCTTGAAGGTGCGGGATGTGGATGAAGTGGCTTTTGGCACGGAGGAAATCGACTTGGCGGCGGTGGAGCAAATTGTTAGCACCGACCAGTTGCGGGCGATCGCGGCAGCGATGGTTTACGCCAAACAGCACTATATGAACAGTCAGCGTCCCCTAGGGGAAATTCTCGATTTGGTCATCGCTGACATCCATAGCCAAGGTTTGGATATTTTAACCCCCTTCCCCCAAGGCGACTTAGCCGCCTTCCGTCGTTTTGAACTCGCCGCCGCCATCAACCGTCTGCGCACCCTCCAAGTGGCGTAG
- the cobA gene encoding uroporphyrinogen-III C-methyltransferase, protein MNAIADQTSSINQQPLGKVYLVGAGPGDPGLFTIKGKSLLECADVVVYDALVSPQILAMINPHAEKIDAGKRRGRHSLVQSETTQLLIEKAQEYAIVVRLKGGDPFIFGRGGEEMEELVAAGIPVEVIPGVTAGIAAPAYAGIPLTHRNYSSSVTFVTGHEAAGKYRPEVNWQAIAKGSETIVIYMGIHNLTHIVAELTAAGLSEETPVALVRWGTRPDQEELIGTLGKIVADVESTGFEAPAIVIIGNVVNLHPILAGCRPFVFA, encoded by the coding sequence ATGAACGCGATCGCGGACCAAACCAGCTCTATTAATCAGCAGCCACTAGGTAAAGTTTATTTGGTTGGTGCCGGACCGGGAGACCCGGGCTTATTCACCATCAAGGGTAAAAGTCTCTTGGAATGTGCCGATGTGGTGGTTTATGATGCTTTGGTCAGTCCCCAAATTCTGGCTATGATTAATCCTCATGCAGAAAAAATTGATGCGGGAAAGCGACGGGGGCGACACTCGCTGGTGCAATCAGAAACTACTCAGTTACTGATAGAAAAAGCACAGGAATATGCTATAGTTGTGCGGCTCAAAGGTGGCGACCCGTTTATCTTTGGTCGCGGCGGTGAAGAAATGGAAGAATTGGTGGCGGCGGGGATTCCGGTGGAAGTGATCCCCGGGGTGACTGCTGGGATTGCGGCTCCTGCTTATGCGGGGATTCCCCTCACTCACCGCAATTACAGCTCTTCGGTGACGTTTGTTACTGGTCACGAAGCCGCCGGGAAATACAGACCGGAGGTGAATTGGCAGGCTATAGCGAAGGGGTCAGAGACGATCGTCATTTATATGGGGATCCACAACCTCACCCATATCGTCGCCGAGCTAACCGCCGCTGGTTTGAGCGAGGAAACTCCTGTGGCTTTGGTTCGTTGGGGGACTCGTCCCGACCAGGAAGAACTGATCGGAACTTTGGGTAAGATTGTGGCAGATGTGGAAAGTACGGGTTTTGAAGCTCCGGCGATCGTCATTATTGGCAATGTAGTCAATCTGCACCCAATTTTAGCAGGCTGCCGTCCTTTCGTTTTCGCTTAA
- a CDS encoding ATP-binding protein: protein METRVFGDFIEALPEQREYLVMGFSPSSFPLKQRWRNNGLSADFLADYMTTFFPGDEDDHNAGKKQAEIRSAVSYIANELLENTMKFNDEKTPNIISIQLYLNSDKIVFVATNSIKQEAVPGFQAFIQELLTEDPGDLYIRQLEKNASDESGTSSRLGYLTMINDYHAKLGWKFEGLRSDPKEISGEDIPACAVTTMVQLIV, encoded by the coding sequence ATGGAAACTCGCGTTTTTGGGGATTTTATAGAAGCGTTGCCAGAGCAGCGGGAGTATTTAGTTATGGGATTTTCTCCCAGCTCTTTTCCCCTGAAGCAGCGATGGAGGAATAATGGCTTATCTGCAGATTTCTTAGCGGATTATATGACGACTTTTTTTCCGGGAGATGAAGATGACCATAATGCCGGTAAAAAACAAGCAGAAATTAGAAGTGCGGTCAGCTATATCGCTAATGAATTATTAGAAAATACGATGAAATTTAATGATGAAAAAACACCTAATATTATTAGTATTCAGCTTTACTTAAATAGCGACAAAATCGTGTTTGTGGCCACCAATAGCATCAAACAGGAGGCAGTACCAGGGTTTCAGGCGTTTATCCAAGAGCTACTCACCGAAGACCCTGGGGATTTGTACATTCGCCAATTGGAAAAAAATGCCTCCGACGAAAGCGGTACATCCTCTAGGTTGGGCTACTTAACCATGATTAACGATTATCACGCCAAGCTGGGATGGAAGTTCGAGGGGTTACGCAGTGACCCCAAGGAGATTTCCGGAGAAGATATTCCGGCCTGCGCTGTCACTACAATGGTACAACTGATAGTATAG
- a CDS encoding SpoIIE family protein phosphatase: MFAEMEQLVQEVLTQSQELLDQVKAYEIRLQALKAQNQPREAIATALQTLKILGVKLPKQPTKLQILLCLAKTKLALAKTSIPKLIHLPINQNPYHLAVLRLVSGVAAAVYIAAPEWLPVLMSTSMLQIIKYGNSPLSPYTCATYSVILCGIVNDINSGYQLSQVALNLVSRFNPKDAKTLYLVNTFAIHWKEPLRHTLKPLQQAYHIGVENGDLQYGPYSAYVYSIHAYFAGLELPKLAAEMAAYRQELVKLKQQTAIQKNNLFYQVVLNLTGDIANPWVLAGDIYDENQMLPLHQQAKDVNALAYLYLNKCIIAYLFEQLDLAQEYATLTAKYLKGVTAMILVPIFHFYDSLIALAMYNKVGRPEQKLIWQRVQKNQNKMKKWAKHAPANHLHKYLLVEAEQHRIRGKYPEAESCYNRAITLAKEHEYIQEEALAQELTAKFYLRRNLEAVASVYFYQARYSYQLWGATAKVNQLETASDVILPFAPALGGTSKDVTTRVSHTTSTGSGVALDIATVVKASQALSGEINLDELLSKCMKIIMENAGAQTGFMILAAGEELILELYGEVTGDEVATHRNLPLDGGKLLEFGPINYVARTQEDLVLGNATQEGMFTQEPYVLSRQILSVLCAPIGHQGKLLGILYLENNLTVDAFTPERLALLKVISAQAAISIENALLYRTLEQKVQERTAQLAAANQEIRHLNQMLQADNMRMSAELDVTRRLQQMILPRPLEMSQIEELDIAGFMEPASEVGGDYYDVLQLDGQVKIGIGDVTGHGLESGMLMIMAQMAVRTLLESGETDPVRFLDLLNRAIYKNVARMESDKNMTLVLLDYSEATLTVSGQHESVVVMREASLSSGEGSPPTPNRAQPIVEIIDTIDLGFPIGLDAEIAPFVATTSVQLNPGDVVLLYTDGITEAENIFGEQYGLERLIAAVKPHCHLSSAEIRQNIISDLRAHIGTNKVYDDITLVVLKQR, translated from the coding sequence ATGTTTGCAGAGATGGAGCAGTTAGTACAGGAGGTACTAACTCAAAGTCAAGAACTGCTCGACCAAGTAAAAGCATATGAAATTAGACTACAAGCACTCAAAGCCCAGAATCAACCGCGAGAAGCCATAGCCACCGCCCTACAAACCCTCAAAATTCTGGGAGTAAAATTACCCAAACAACCCACAAAACTGCAAATCCTCCTCTGTTTAGCCAAAACCAAACTCGCCTTAGCCAAAACATCCATCCCCAAATTAATCCACCTCCCCATCAACCAGAACCCCTACCACCTAGCAGTTTTGCGCCTAGTTTCCGGCGTCGCCGCCGCCGTCTATATCGCCGCTCCCGAATGGTTGCCAGTGCTGATGTCCACCAGCATGCTCCAAATCATCAAATATGGCAATTCTCCCCTATCTCCATACACCTGCGCCACTTACAGCGTCATCCTCTGTGGCATTGTCAATGACATTAATAGCGGCTATCAATTGAGCCAAGTAGCTTTAAATCTCGTCTCCCGGTTCAACCCCAAAGACGCCAAAACCCTCTATTTAGTCAACACCTTTGCCATTCACTGGAAAGAGCCCCTACGTCACACCTTAAAACCCCTGCAACAAGCCTATCATATCGGCGTTGAAAATGGCGATTTACAGTATGGCCCCTACTCTGCCTATGTTTACAGTATTCATGCTTACTTTGCCGGTCTAGAACTACCCAAACTAGCAGCAGAAATGGCCGCCTATCGCCAAGAACTGGTAAAACTGAAACAGCAAACGGCGATTCAAAAAAATAACCTATTTTACCAGGTAGTCTTGAACCTAACCGGCGATATTGCCAACCCTTGGGTTTTGGCGGGAGACATTTATGATGAAAATCAGATGCTGCCCCTGCACCAGCAAGCCAAAGATGTCAACGCCTTAGCATACTTATATTTAAACAAGTGCATCATCGCCTATCTATTTGAGCAATTAGACTTGGCCCAAGAATATGCCACCTTGACCGCCAAATACCTCAAAGGTGTCACCGCCATGATTTTGGTGCCCATCTTTCATTTTTACGATTCTCTCATCGCCCTAGCGATGTATAATAAAGTAGGGCGCCCAGAGCAAAAGCTGATTTGGCAGCGAGTGCAGAAAAACCAAAATAAAATGAAAAAATGGGCAAAGCACGCTCCCGCCAATCACCTACATAAGTATCTACTGGTGGAAGCGGAACAACACCGGATTAGGGGTAAATACCCAGAAGCAGAATCCTGTTATAACCGCGCCATTACCCTGGCCAAAGAGCATGAATACATCCAAGAAGAAGCCTTGGCGCAAGAACTCACAGCCAAGTTTTATTTAAGGAGAAATTTGGAGGCAGTGGCGTCGGTTTATTTCTACCAAGCGCGTTATAGCTACCAGCTTTGGGGAGCCACAGCCAAGGTAAACCAATTAGAGACCGCATCGGATGTAATCCTCCCATTTGCGCCCGCTCTAGGCGGAACAAGTAAAGATGTCACCACCAGAGTTTCTCATACCACCAGCACTGGTTCCGGTGTGGCTTTGGATATAGCAACGGTGGTGAAGGCGTCCCAGGCTCTATCGGGAGAGATTAACCTGGATGAGCTGCTGTCTAAATGTATGAAAATTATTATGGAGAATGCCGGAGCGCAAACCGGATTTATGATTTTAGCTGCGGGAGAAGAGCTAATATTGGAATTGTATGGGGAAGTAACGGGGGATGAAGTGGCAACCCATCGTAATCTGCCCCTGGATGGGGGGAAATTGCTGGAGTTTGGCCCCATTAATTATGTGGCGCGGACTCAAGAAGATTTGGTTTTAGGCAATGCCACCCAGGAGGGGATGTTTACCCAAGAGCCATATGTCCTATCCCGGCAGATTCTGTCTGTCCTCTGTGCCCCGATCGGCCACCAAGGCAAACTCCTGGGGATTCTCTACTTAGAAAATAATCTCACCGTTGACGCTTTTACACCAGAACGGCTAGCCTTACTGAAGGTAATCTCAGCCCAAGCCGCAATTTCCATTGAAAATGCCCTGCTCTATCGCACTTTAGAGCAAAAAGTCCAAGAGCGCACAGCCCAACTTGCCGCTGCCAACCAGGAAATCCGCCATCTTAATCAAATGCTCCAAGCCGATAATATGAGAATGTCAGCGGAATTAGATGTGACGCGGCGACTGCAACAAATGATTCTACCCAGACCCCTGGAAATGAGCCAGATAGAGGAGTTGGATATCGCCGGATTTATGGAACCAGCCTCGGAGGTGGGGGGTGACTACTATGATGTTCTACAGTTGGATGGTCAAGTGAAAATCGGCATCGGTGATGTGACCGGGCATGGGTTAGAATCGGGGATGCTGATGATTATGGCGCAGATGGCGGTACGCACCCTTTTAGAAAGTGGCGAAACCGATCCCGTCAGATTTCTGGACTTGCTCAACCGGGCGATTTACAAAAATGTGGCGCGAATGGAATCGGATAAAAATATGACTCTGGTTTTGCTAGACTACTCCGAGGCCACCTTGACCGTGAGCGGACAGCATGAGTCAGTAGTTGTAATGCGAGAGGCTTCCCTATCGTCGGGGGAGGGTTCGCCACCCACCCCCAACCGAGCCCAGCCTATAGTAGAAATAATTGATACTATAGATTTAGGCTTTCCTATCGGTCTTGATGCCGAAATTGCGCCCTTTGTCGCCACCACCTCCGTGCAGTTAAATCCGGGAGATGTGGTATTGTTATATACAGATGGCATTACGGAGGCAGAGAATATATTCGGCGAACAATATGGCCTGGAACGTCTGATTGCAGCGGTTAAGCCCCACTGCCACCTAAGCAGCGCCGAAATTAGACAGAATATAATCTCTGACCTGCGCGCACATATTGGCACGAACAAAGTTTATGATGACATTACCTTGGTCGTACTTAAACAGCGCTAA
- a CDS encoding AAA family ATPase gives MLNIPGYKVTDQIHTSENSLVYRGMRLADEIPVIIKLLNHDYPTPEALTRYKQEYEITRSLNSDRVIKTYGLEKYRHTLALLLEDFGGEPLKTSLSPTKAKSYQEFCRQFLHIAIQIADALSQIHAANIIHKDINPSNILCNPTTGIVKIIDFGISTVLTRENPTLKNPEILEGTLPYISPEQTGRMNRALDYRSDFYSLGATFYELLSGQLPFAAEDAIEFVYAHIAKQPVSLDEINPNIPKALGDIVMKLLAKTAEERYQSALGLKADLQECRRQLETTGIISEFPLARQDIADKFQINQKLYGREAEIASLLEAYALVAPSENIVHIAEPVQPVLMLIAGYSGVGKSALVAEVHKPMTQSRGHFIAGKFDQYQRNIPYYALIKAFSELIKQLLGENAARLAQWRDRLAATLGENGGVITQLIPDLELIIGAQPQIPELTPQETQYRLNQQWLNFIGACASPSHPLVIFIDDLQWADRASLSLMQKVILDLEAPILVIGAYRDNEVGATHPLMTTVAEIKAQLRTVREIALPPLADDFVLDLIADTLKCSGETARPLAELVRAKTGGNPFFMTEFLKYLYTEKLIDFDYEAMEWRWDLEKIRLADIADNAVELMAAKIQKLPEEAREVLQLAACIGSQFELKDLAVIAQKSLQATALCLREGAIVGLVLPLSDSYKFIELGVDVEGISPSLFGLKPNYEPGSGLKPNYGPGGGLKPNYEPGGGLKPNYGSVEYKFAHDRIQQAAYAAIPEAEKQQVHWRLGRLLLQNLSPEGRERKIFDLVNQLNRGEQLIQMPSERDQLAELNLLAGKKPKQREPIPQPYHTCNLAFPY, from the coding sequence ATGCTGAATATTCCTGGATACAAAGTTACCGATCAAATTCACACCAGCGAGAATTCTCTGGTTTATCGCGGTATGCGCTTGGCGGACGAAATACCCGTTATCATCAAGCTGCTGAACCATGACTATCCCACCCCGGAAGCTCTCACTCGCTATAAGCAGGAATATGAAATTACCCGCTCCTTAAATAGCGATCGGGTAATCAAAACCTACGGCTTAGAAAAATATCGCCACACCCTAGCCCTCCTCCTAGAAGACTTTGGCGGTGAACCCCTAAAAACATCCCTATCCCCCACCAAAGCCAAATCATACCAAGAATTTTGCCGCCAATTTCTCCACATCGCCATTCAAATTGCCGACGCATTAAGTCAAATTCACGCTGCCAATATTATCCACAAAGATATCAACCCCAGCAATATCCTCTGCAACCCCACCACTGGCATCGTCAAAATCATTGACTTTGGCATATCCACTGTATTAACCAGGGAAAATCCCACCCTGAAAAACCCCGAAATCCTCGAAGGTACTCTGCCCTACATTTCCCCAGAACAAACTGGCCGGATGAACCGAGCTTTAGACTACCGCAGCGACTTTTATTCCCTGGGTGCCACCTTCTATGAACTCCTATCGGGACAGCTTCCCTTTGCCGCCGAAGATGCCATAGAATTCGTTTACGCCCACATCGCCAAACAGCCGGTTTCGCTCGATGAAATCAACCCTAATATCCCCAAAGCTCTAGGGGATATAGTGATGAAATTGCTGGCCAAAACAGCAGAGGAACGCTATCAAAGCGCTTTGGGACTAAAGGCAGATTTGCAAGAATGCCGCCGCCAGCTAGAAACCACTGGCATTATATCAGAATTTCCCCTCGCCCGTCAAGATATTGCGGATAAATTTCAGATTAACCAAAAACTCTACGGGCGGGAGGCAGAAATTGCCAGCTTGCTAGAGGCATATGCCCTAGTTGCCCCGTCAGAAAACATCGTCCATATAGCCGAACCAGTGCAACCAGTGCTGATGCTAATTGCCGGGTATTCTGGAGTAGGCAAATCTGCCCTCGTGGCGGAAGTCCATAAACCCATGACCCAATCGCGAGGTCACTTCATCGCCGGTAAATTCGACCAATATCAGCGCAATATCCCTTACTATGCTTTGATCAAAGCCTTTAGCGAATTAATCAAACAACTGCTGGGAGAAAACGCCGCCCGTCTGGCACAATGGCGCGATCGTCTTGCCGCAACATTGGGAGAAAATGGCGGCGTGATTACTCAGCTTATCCCCGATTTAGAACTAATCATCGGTGCCCAACCGCAGATTCCAGAACTGACTCCCCAAGAAACCCAATATCGCCTGAATCAACAGTGGCTCAACTTCATCGGAGCTTGTGCCAGTCCCAGTCATCCTTTAGTTATTTTTATCGACGATTTGCAGTGGGCCGATCGTGCCAGTTTATCCCTGATGCAAAAAGTGATCCTCGACCTAGAAGCGCCGATTTTGGTGATTGGTGCCTATCGGGATAATGAAGTAGGGGCTACTCATCCGCTGATGACCACGGTAGCAGAAATTAAAGCCCAACTCAGGACAGTGAGGGAAATTGCCCTACCACCTTTAGCCGATGATTTCGTCCTCGATTTGATTGCCGATACCCTGAAATGCTCTGGGGAAACTGCCCGCCCCCTGGCGGAATTAGTGCGGGCAAAAACCGGGGGTAATCCTTTCTTTATGACCGAGTTTTTAAAATATCTCTACACTGAGAAATTAATCGATTTTGACTATGAGGCAATGGAGTGGCGATGGGACTTGGAGAAAATCCGCCTCGCCGACATTGCAGATAATGCGGTGGAACTGATGGCAGCGAAGATTCAAAAACTGCCAGAGGAGGCAAGGGAGGTTTTGCAGCTAGCGGCTTGTATTGGCAGTCAGTTTGAGCTGAAGGATTTGGCGGTTATTGCGCAAAAGTCCCTGCAGGCAACGGCTTTATGCTTGCGGGAAGGGGCGATCGTCGGTTTAGTCCTCCCCCTGAGCGACAGTTACAAGTTTATCGAATTGGGCGTAGATGTGGAAGGGATATCCCCGTCGTTGTTTGGGCTGAAGCCCAACTATGAACCTGGATCTGGGCTAAAGCCCAACTACGGACCTGGAGGAGGGCTAAAGCCCAACTACGAACCTGGAGGAGGGCTAAAGCCCAACTACGGATCGGTTGAGTATAAGTTTGCGCACGATCGCATCCAGCAAGCCGCATATGCAGCCATTCCCGAAGCCGAAAAACAGCAAGTACATTGGCGGTTGGGGCGGCTATTGCTGCAAAACCTGTCCCCAGAGGGACGGGAGCGGAAAATCTTCGATTTAGTCAACCAACTAAACCGAGGCGAGCAACTAATCCAGATGCCCTCAGAGCGCGACCAACTAGCAGAATTAAACTTGCTTGCCGGGAAAAAGCCAAAGCAGCGGGAGCCTATCCCACAGCCTTATCATACCTGCAATTTGGCCTTTCCTTATTAA
- a CDS encoding Uma2 family endonuclease: MTQTPIKPDLLTFFPDHTQLPESDGTFVKNFQEHPQSLILTDSLGSVMKRLHPDGQYAIGQDCGIYWRQTEPPEKGAEAPDWFYVPGVPPSLDGQIRRSYVLWRELIAPTIVLEFASGDGSEENDQTPLVRTGESLATKPGKFWVYERVMRIPYYGIYYVTSGHLEVYRLVNTRYQKMTPNERGHYPIEPMEVELGLWSGTYQNQTQKWLRWWDNQGNLLLIGQEEAEKERQKREQLVAKLRSLSPEQLEAIGIDLASLE; this comes from the coding sequence ATGACTCAGACACCGATTAAACCAGATTTGCTGACTTTTTTTCCCGACCATACCCAGTTACCAGAATCTGATGGTACGTTTGTGAAAAACTTTCAAGAACATCCTCAAAGTCTAATTCTGACTGATTCCCTCGGTTCCGTAATGAAACGGCTGCATCCTGATGGTCAATATGCCATAGGTCAAGACTGCGGTATTTATTGGCGACAAACCGAACCACCGGAAAAAGGAGCGGAAGCACCAGATTGGTTCTATGTTCCCGGTGTACCGCCTTCCTTAGATGGACAAATTCGGCGCTCTTATGTACTGTGGCGAGAACTAATTGCACCGACGATCGTCCTAGAATTTGCCTCCGGTGATGGCAGCGAGGAAAACGACCAGACCCCTCTGGTGAGAACCGGCGAAAGTTTGGCCACCAAACCCGGTAAATTTTGGGTTTATGAACGGGTGATGAGAATCCCTTATTACGGGATTTACTATGTCACCTCTGGCCATCTGGAAGTTTATCGCCTGGTGAATACTCGCTACCAAAAAATGACGCCTAACGAGCGGGGTCATTATCCTATAGAGCCAATGGAGGTAGAATTAGGACTGTGGTCAGGCACCTATCAAAATCAAACGCAAAAGTGGCTGCGCTGGTGGGATAACCAGGGCAATCTCCTGCTAATTGGCCAAGAAGAAGCCGAGAAAGAACGGCAAAAGCGGGAACAGTTGGTGGCCAAATTGCGCTCCCTCTCTCCCGAACAACTGGAAGCCATAGGAATTGACTTAGCATCCCTAGAATAA